A genome region from Ignisphaera sp. includes the following:
- the galT gene encoding galactose-1-phosphate uridylyltransferase: MPSNDEELVMELRWDPTLGEWVMVSNIRSARPWQPTSFCPFCPGTPETGYNWRALILENRFPMLTENPPNPTEHRFYKTAKANGKCYVVVETPQHDLDDLSDLPKEQIEYVIKLVIEKQKEEMKKDYAEYFLWFRNKGREIGVSLTHPHSQIYVTPFVPTRVLREIENARKYWEGNKRCLFCDILRTELEDNMRIILENPSWTAFMPFYSHWPFEIHIYPRRHLQLLTQLSQNEIADLANILKYSLCGLKRLFFKPMPYIMVVHQSPLKGEYSFYHLHIEIYGMLRDENKLKYAAGMETGGGNFTFDSVPERNALKLKKKVSECFKI; the protein is encoded by the coding sequence GTGCCCAGCAATGATGAGGAGCTCGTCATGGAACTTCGATGGGATCCCACATTAGGAGAGTGGGTAATGGTATCAAACATTAGAAGTGCAAGACCGTGGCAACCAACATCTTTTTGCCCTTTCTGTCCAGGAACCCCTGAAACTGGATATAACTGGAGGGCTCTCATATTAGAAAATAGATTTCCTATGCTGACTGAAAACCCTCCAAATCCTACAGAACATCGGTTCTACAAAACGGCTAAAGCAAATGGAAAATGCTATGTTGTTGTAGAAACACCACAACATGACTTAGATGATTTAAGTGATTTGCCCAAGGAACAAATAGAATATGTAATCAAGCTTGTCATTGAGAAACAAAAAGAGGAGATGAAAAAAGACTATGCAGAATATTTTCTATGGTTCAGAAACAAAGGTAGAGAAATAGGAGTGTCGCTAACACATCCACATAGCCAAATATATGTGACACCATTCGTACCCACGAGAGTGCTTAGAGAAATAGAAAATGCTAGGAAATATTGGGAGGGAAACAAAAGATGCTTGTTTTGCGATATACTAAGGACAGAGCTGGAAGACAATATGAGGATTATCTTGGAAAACCCCAGTTGGACTGCATTCATGCCATTCTATTCACATTGGCCATTCGAGATACATATATATCCGAGAAGACACCTACAGTTGTTAACACAACTATCACAAAATGAAATAGCAGACCTTGCAAATATCCTAAAGTATAGCTTATGTGGCTTGAAGAGGCTCTTCTTTAAACCAATGCCATATATTATGGTGGTCCATCAAAGCCCTCTAAAAGGAGAATACAGCTTTTATCATTTGCACATCGAGATATACGGGATGCTACGCGACGAAAACAAACTGAAATATGCAGCAGGAATGGAAACCGGAGGTGGAAACTTCACCTTCGATTCTGTGCCAGAGAGAAACGCATTAAAATTAAAGAAAAAGGTTTCAGAATGCTTCAAGATCTAA
- a CDS encoding alpha/beta hydrolase, with protein sequence MNYIEDYVDLGYRFKIFYRCVTPDKPSDILVVWLHGYTAHSGSYLHVAKELATYGYSVCMYDQRGHGKTAQDNERGYVESFEDFLADLERFAFFAKERFGAEKTVLVGHSMGGLVVLLYSGKYGRVGDAVVGVAPAVLIPVKMSARIVVTLMSIFTPRKRIKLPFTPEQVAELSKRLDKELVEIMTKDELALRDTTARLLSEIWRASREFWKYVDRIRIPVLLIHGSEDDVIPIEASKQTYSKLRTNIKALKIYEGKGHSIVHETGWRDCIKDIAEWIRTTLKQTRSSFI encoded by the coding sequence TTGAACTACATTGAAGATTACGTAGATCTAGGTTACAGGTTTAAGATATTTTATCGTTGTGTAACCCCAGATAAACCAAGTGATATTCTTGTGGTTTGGCTTCATGGCTATACAGCGCATAGCGGTTCATATCTGCACGTAGCTAAAGAGCTAGCTACGTATGGATATAGTGTGTGTATGTATGATCAGAGAGGGCATGGAAAAACTGCACAAGACAATGAAAGAGGTTATGTAGAGTCCTTCGAAGATTTTCTTGCAGATCTAGAGCGATTTGCTTTCTTTGCTAAAGAGAGGTTTGGTGCAGAGAAAACCGTTTTAGTGGGGCATAGCATGGGCGGCTTAGTGGTGCTACTTTATTCAGGAAAGTATGGAAGAGTAGGTGATGCTGTCGTAGGTGTAGCTCCAGCTGTTTTAATCCCGGTAAAAATGAGCGCAAGAATAGTTGTTACTCTTATGTCTATTTTTACACCAAGGAAAAGAATCAAGCTACCTTTTACCCCTGAGCAAGTGGCAGAACTCTCTAAGAGATTAGATAAAGAGCTTGTCGAAATCATGACTAAAGATGAATTAGCACTTAGAGATACAACAGCCAGGCTTTTAAGTGAGATTTGGAGAGCATCTAGAGAATTCTGGAAATACGTTGACAGAATACGCATACCGGTTCTACTCATACATGGCAGCGAAGACGATGTAATACCCATTGAAGCCAGCAAACAAACATACAGCAAACTAAGAACAAACATCAAGGCGCTGAAGATATACGAAGGCAAAGGACATTCAATAGTACATGAAACTGGATGGAGAGACTGCATTAAAGATATTGCTGAATGGATAAGAACAACCTTAAAGCAAACCCGAAGCAGTTTTATCTAA
- a CDS encoding class I SAM-dependent methyltransferase family protein: MSVSSRIPLLKRIAERVAGPGFANAIWKRIEIIGDVAIIRKSFEVSTELYKVIGEEILREIPYVKSVWLATSPVQGFERVREYIHLAGERKSETMYREHGCVFKIDFTKVYISPVLGFDHIRIAKKVKDGEKILNMFAGFGPYSIIVSKHAKPTYVISIDLNEFAVHYARINIEINKVGVFNEIIHGDALTITPSLNEKFDRILMPYPDAFKDAFKVALNAVKIDGYLHPHLFVEASNKREALHRAYDTVSVYAQSLGAIVESLGGHVIRGVAPRKYHVTVDVVVKSKPKNAL; encoded by the coding sequence ATGTCAGTATCATCTAGGATCCCCCTTTTAAAAAGAATTGCAGAGAGAGTTGCTGGACCTGGTTTTGCAAATGCAATTTGGAAAAGGATTGAAATAATAGGGGATGTTGCAATAATTAGAAAGTCTTTCGAGGTCTCAACAGAGCTATATAAGGTAATTGGCGAAGAAATCTTGCGTGAAATCCCCTATGTGAAGAGTGTTTGGCTTGCCACATCACCTGTGCAAGGCTTTGAAAGAGTCAGAGAATACATCCATCTTGCTGGGGAGAGAAAAAGTGAAACCATGTATAGAGAACATGGATGTGTATTTAAAATAGACTTTACTAAGGTGTATATATCGCCAGTCCTAGGATTTGATCATATCAGAATTGCGAAAAAAGTCAAAGATGGTGAGAAAATATTGAATATGTTTGCTGGTTTTGGACCCTATAGCATAATAGTATCTAAGCATGCTAAACCAACTTATGTTATCTCAATAGATCTCAACGAATTTGCTGTACACTATGCTAGAATAAATATTGAGATAAATAAAGTTGGAGTATTTAATGAGATTATTCACGGTGATGCATTAACAATTACACCTTCGTTAAATGAAAAATTTGATAGAATTTTAATGCCTTATCCAGATGCATTCAAAGATGCATTCAAAGTCGCATTGAATGCTGTAAAAATCGATGGTTATCTACATCCACATCTATTTGTAGAGGCATCAAACAAGCGAGAGGCCTTGCACAGAGCCTATGACACTGTTTCTGTATATGCACAGTCCCTTGGAGCAATTGTAGAGTCCCTTGGAGGACATGTTATTAGAGGTGTTGCACCTAGGAAATATCATGTAACCGTGGACGTCGTTGTAAAGTCGAAACCTAAGAACGCTTTATAA
- a CDS encoding DUF5591 domain-containing protein, giving the protein MNPSIEKLFIDYIHSVLGSEIEELMYIKPGEIVLRNNRYCNLFEHKHVVYWHNFLINVFHSKYTLKNYALILPCSSVKPYRVSPIHRMVDKYLSAYGIQNMVQVYILSEPMILVPRELDIYYPFANYDYPPKELGFEYRDKFADILSIVLEKLKNHKYILAFLPKHHRGILNDALKKCGYCINIEFFDYGKKAFRQTRYVIEYLNNVIRKDFDLKLK; this is encoded by the coding sequence TTGAATCCATCAATAGAAAAACTGTTTATAGATTACATCCATTCTGTACTTGGGTCAGAGATAGAGGAATTGATGTATATAAAACCCGGTGAGATAGTTCTGAGGAATAATAGGTACTGTAATTTATTTGAACATAAACATGTTGTTTATTGGCACAATTTCCTAATCAATGTTTTTCACTCAAAATATACATTGAAAAACTATGCTTTGATCTTGCCTTGTAGTAGTGTAAAGCCATATAGGGTGTCTCCCATCCATCGCATGGTAGATAAATATCTAAGTGCATATGGCATTCAAAATATGGTTCAGGTTTACATACTTTCAGAGCCTATGATATTGGTTCCTCGAGAGCTTGACATATATTACCCGTTTGCCAACTATGATTATCCACCCAAAGAACTTGGCTTTGAATATAGAGACAAGTTTGCGGATATTCTCTCCATTGTTTTAGAAAAACTGAAGAACCATAAATATATACTGGCATTTCTGCCTAAGCACCACAGGGGCATTCTTAACGACGCGCTAAAGAAATGCGGATATTGTATAAACATAGAGTTTTTTGACTATGGGAAGAAGGCGTTTCGACAAACCAGATATGTTATTGAATATCTTAATAACGTTATTCGAAAAGATTTTGATCTAAAACTAAAATGA
- a CDS encoding 30S ribosomal protein S19 produces MSKQCWELPVEWKKFRYRGRSLEELIDMPMDDLVKILNARARRSLSRGFSPRHRRLLEKIIEARQRLINECKETVIKTHVRDMIILPIMVGLTISVHNGKEFVPVKITPEMIGHYLGEFAPTTKQVKHGEPGLKATRSTLFVALK; encoded by the coding sequence ATGAGTAAGCAGTGCTGGGAGTTGCCTGTAGAATGGAAAAAATTTAGATATAGAGGAAGAAGTTTAGAGGAATTGATAGATATGCCTATGGACGATCTTGTAAAGATATTAAATGCTAGAGCTCGAAGAAGTTTATCAAGAGGTTTTTCACCTAGGCACAGAAGACTCCTTGAAAAAATTATTGAAGCTAGACAAAGACTCATTAACGAATGCAAAGAAACGGTTATCAAAACCCATGTGAGAGACATGATAATTTTGCCTATTATGGTTGGACTGACAATATCTGTTCATAATGGTAAGGAATTCGTTCCTGTTAAAATAACCCCTGAAATGATAGGACACTACCTGGGAGAATTTGCACCAACAACAAAACAAGTAAAGCATGGCGAGCCTGGCTTAAAAGCGACAAGAAGCACACTATTTGTTGCACTCAAGTAA
- a CDS encoding 50S ribosomal protein L2, translated as MGKRILVQRMGRGTSTFRSPKHIKLAPVKYPHIPLTNTVKGIVVDILHEPGRSAPVALIKLENGEEFYNVAIEGLRVGQIIEIGPNASPSNGNILPLRNIPEGARICNIELRPFDGGKLVRSGGSYAILTGKTSTHAIITLPSGKQKSILLDARATIGVVAGGGRLEKPLLKAGNAYYKWKVKARKWPRVRGVAMNAVDHPHGGGSHQSESKPTTVSRRAPPGRKVGHIAAKRTGRKKGAH; from the coding sequence ATGGGTAAAAGAATATTAGTTCAGAGAATGGGTAGAGGAACATCAACATTCAGAAGCCCAAAGCATATAAAACTAGCGCCAGTTAAATATCCACATATTCCTTTAACCAATACCGTGAAAGGCATTGTTGTTGATATTTTGCATGAGCCTGGTAGAAGTGCTCCTGTAGCATTGATAAAACTTGAAAACGGTGAAGAGTTCTATAATGTTGCTATAGAGGGTTTGAGAGTTGGGCAAATAATTGAAATAGGGCCTAACGCAAGTCCATCCAATGGCAATATTCTTCCGCTGAGAAACATACCAGAGGGTGCAAGAATATGTAATATAGAGTTAAGACCCTTTGACGGAGGCAAGCTTGTGAGGAGTGGTGGTTCTTACGCCATATTAACAGGCAAGACATCAACACATGCAATAATTACTCTACCAAGCGGGAAACAAAAATCAATTCTACTTGATGCAAGAGCAACAATAGGTGTTGTAGCTGGTGGTGGTAGACTTGAGAAGCCCCTATTAAAGGCAGGCAACGCTTATTACAAATGGAAGGTAAAAGCGAGGAAGTGGCCTCGTGTAAGAGGTGTTGCTATGAATGCTGTTGACCATCCACATGGTGGTGGCTCGCACCAAAGCGAGTCAAAGCCTACTACAGTATCGAGAAGAGCTCCACCAGGTAGAAAGGTTGGGCATATTGCGGCTAAAAGAACAGGTAGAAAGAAAGGAGCCCACTAG
- a CDS encoding type II/IV secretion system ATPase subunit, translated as MNFLEKVYNIFSWNKSVSPIRKSLRYLRIDNIDEFCLEVLKKYNVGMAEVVICVDKSGVARYLINEPFVDEALFNAYNRIMEYLYTSYFNLESLEDVRKAVNRTASQIGLNEIVQKYYDALMYYIIRDSKGYGVLDVVLKDDNIEDVELSDWRKPITVVHRDFLSYEALVTNIQFQSEEEAKSYIDKLAIRCGKAISYAKPELHGTLPEGFRIATTIGDPVSPSPTFSIRKLPEVPIDVVKLVRQGVLNYNIASLIWLINDAKLFYVIAGGSGSGKTTMLNAFLQLSNPNWKIVVVQDVPEVKLPLRPRFIQFHGEDSDELLQRCFTALRYRPDILVVGEVRGREIIALVRAIASGSGSATTFHASTPDEYELAIRGLLPEDLYTMLSLNTALMIFISRVRKGYNVERRIWKIYERVGDEWREIYDMDKGDSILKSYIIKRLAKRLARDDIEAEYDYRIKVLENVGSGYESIERILKRYYGL; from the coding sequence GTGAATTTTTTGGAGAAGGTTTATAATATTTTCAGTTGGAACAAATCAGTTAGTCCCATTAGAAAAAGTCTTAGGTACCTGAGAATTGATAACATTGATGAATTTTGCTTAGAGGTTTTAAAGAAATACAATGTAGGGATGGCTGAGGTTGTAATATGCGTTGATAAATCTGGTGTTGCAAGATATCTTATAAATGAGCCCTTTGTTGATGAAGCTCTTTTCAATGCATATAATAGAATTATGGAATATCTATACACATCATATTTTAATTTAGAGTCGTTGGAAGATGTTAGAAAAGCTGTTAATAGAACTGCCTCTCAGATCGGTCTTAACGAAATTGTCCAAAAATATTATGATGCGTTAATGTACTATATCATCAGGGACAGTAAGGGATACGGCGTTTTAGATGTTGTGTTAAAAGATGATAATATTGAGGATGTAGAGCTATCTGATTGGAGAAAACCTATAACTGTTGTGCATAGAGATTTTTTATCATATGAAGCACTTGTAACTAACATACAATTCCAAAGCGAGGAAGAAGCTAAAAGCTATATAGATAAACTTGCTATAAGATGTGGTAAAGCAATTTCGTATGCAAAGCCAGAGTTGCATGGTACACTTCCAGAAGGTTTTAGAATTGCTACAACTATAGGTGACCCTGTCAGTCCTAGTCCAACATTTAGTATTAGAAAATTGCCTGAGGTTCCAATAGATGTTGTGAAATTGGTTAGACAAGGTGTTTTAAACTATAATATAGCATCATTAATATGGCTAATTAATGATGCTAAGCTTTTCTATGTTATTGCTGGTGGAAGTGGCAGTGGAAAAACAACAATGCTAAACGCTTTTCTACAATTATCAAATCCAAATTGGAAGATAGTGGTGGTTCAAGATGTTCCAGAAGTTAAACTTCCTCTAAGACCTAGATTTATACAGTTCCATGGCGAGGACTCAGATGAATTGCTGCAAAGATGCTTTACAGCTCTACGCTATAGGCCCGATATTCTAGTTGTAGGAGAGGTTAGAGGTCGTGAAATAATTGCCCTTGTAAGAGCCATTGCCTCTGGATCGGGCTCTGCAACAACTTTTCACGCCTCTACCCCAGACGAATATGAACTGGCAATAAGAGGCCTTCTACCAGAAGATCTATACACTATGCTTTCACTAAATACAGCCCTAATGATATTCATCTCAAGAGTTCGTAAAGGATACAATGTTGAAAGGAGGATTTGGAAAATATATGAGAGGGTGGGTGATGAATGGAGAGAGATATATGACATGGATAAAGGTGACTCTATTTTGAAGAGCTATATTATTAAAAGGCTTGCTAAACGTCTTGCTAGAGATGATATAGAGGCTGAATATGACTATAGAATAAAAGTTTTAGAAAATGTGGGTAGTGGTTATGAATCAATTGAGAGAATACTTAAGAGATACTATGGACTTTAA
- a CDS encoding galactokinase family protein has protein sequence MCLQALNDINMNVNIVTSEFKKMFSTEPEVIVSAPGRLDFLNTHQDYKGLSVVSVGINLRTYVAGKKTDEKSVEVYSGNLLDENAEYFDKIELTNLEILPKQKWFGNYLRAALIALTQRGYKVGGFKAWIRSWVPIASGLGSSGTLLVAFIGFLNELFNLGLTIKEVAELAYVTEHDVLGIPCGRLDQYGAAFGNVSIIETIPPYNVESISFNEGVFAVIDSGIRHSTADIHPKRQKEIEIGLEKLMSIAPDDLRKLLGYKYWEPKWSSLTIEQLQPYLYELDEKIRNRILYTIKAHNSTMLAVKVLKGYKPTSTEVAKALEIDYESAKKLAEKGKIDIIGYIMTYQHNLLSSLYDVSLPEIDKIVEEFINNGASGAKLSGAGLGGCVIALFKDVETAHKALSKMLSKGIGTRGWVVKVDRGVIRHR, from the coding sequence ATGTGTTTACAAGCTTTAAATGACATTAATATGAATGTCAATATTGTTACTAGCGAATTCAAGAAGATGTTTAGTACAGAGCCCGAGGTTATCGTATCTGCCCCTGGTCGTTTAGATTTTCTAAATACGCATCAAGATTACAAAGGTTTGTCTGTAGTTTCTGTAGGGATAAATCTAAGAACATATGTCGCTGGGAAAAAAACTGATGAAAAATCCGTCGAGGTTTATTCAGGTAATTTGCTTGATGAAAATGCTGAATACTTTGATAAAATAGAGCTGACAAACCTTGAAATACTGCCAAAACAAAAATGGTTTGGAAACTACCTGAGAGCTGCTCTTATAGCGCTTACGCAAAGAGGATACAAAGTTGGTGGTTTTAAGGCTTGGATTAGAAGCTGGGTGCCGATCGCCTCTGGGCTAGGAAGTAGTGGAACTTTGCTCGTGGCATTTATAGGATTTTTAAATGAACTCTTTAATCTAGGTCTTACTATAAAAGAGGTTGCTGAGCTTGCATATGTTACAGAGCACGATGTTTTAGGTATTCCATGTGGAAGGCTCGACCAATATGGTGCTGCATTCGGCAATGTATCAATAATTGAAACTATCCCACCATATAATGTGGAGTCGATATCATTTAATGAAGGAGTCTTCGCTGTAATTGATAGTGGTATTAGACACAGCACAGCTGATATACATCCCAAAAGACAAAAAGAGATAGAGATAGGCCTAGAAAAGCTTATGTCTATAGCACCAGATGATTTAAGAAAATTGCTTGGGTATAAGTATTGGGAGCCAAAATGGAGCTCTTTAACTATTGAACAGCTTCAGCCCTATTTGTATGAATTAGATGAGAAGATAAGGAATAGAATACTATATACAATTAAAGCACATAATTCAACTATGTTAGCAGTAAAGGTTCTTAAAGGGTACAAACCCACCTCTACAGAAGTTGCGAAAGCACTTGAAATAGATTATGAAAGTGCAAAAAAACTTGCTGAAAAAGGTAAGATAGATATAATAGGCTATATAATGACCTATCAACACAACCTGCTTAGTAGCTTATACGATGTAAGCCTGCCAGAAATAGATAAAATTGTTGAAGAATTCATTAACAATGGTGCCTCGGGTGCAAAACTTTCTGGTGCTGGGCTTGGAGGTTGTGTAATAGCATTATTTAAAGATGTTGAAACAGCTCACAAAGCGTTGAGTAAAATGCTTTCCAAAGGTATTGGGACTAGAGGATGGGTTGTAAAGGTGGATAGAGGAGTTATACGACACAGGTGA
- a CDS encoding glycogen/starch/alpha-glucan phosphorylase, which yields MQRTIVSVAMEIALDGSANYAGGLGVLEADKFYGAARLGLPYISIVPFYPSGYVDWDSVNRTRLFVEVRHRHSMSFLSKLRYIGSIEARRTDGRLLAEADLFEYVYGSAKAILYRVKKPLSAARLFRYLYRHHVDECTYYIVAAAISAEIIKKIAKDVQIHVVDVQEAHLALLPYLLPKEIKTRFVTHTPGPWGHPKLCKEAEEILGISLPNVRTMTEAAMEMAEKVFTVSRKHFEVTKMFFPKYINKMSYVTNAIDIERWQRVEKEIDSVERLAKIHEQFKEGFKSIIKALSGKSVGDRMVVSWVRRITKYKRPYFIEWLMEENGDLKDRIFIVVSGKPHPSDTWGREIAITFARFAKVANNFFYHPSYGIEFAYYALSSSDLLLFTPFSCWEASGTSMMKAGINGVPTLSSRDGASLELIEDNFDGWFFGKELQHFIDIDSEEARKIDEDDYTDFVKKLEKIINIYESDKDRYYEIAYNTYKTFMPVVDIKRLLRQYYSDLIESKTEKKD from the coding sequence ATGCAAAGAACTATTGTAAGTGTTGCTATGGAGATTGCATTAGATGGTTCAGCTAACTATGCTGGTGGTTTGGGTGTTTTAGAAGCTGATAAATTCTATGGGGCTGCAAGACTTGGCTTGCCATATATTTCTATTGTACCGTTTTATCCTAGTGGTTATGTTGATTGGGATTCTGTGAATAGGACTAGATTGTTTGTCGAGGTTAGACATAGACATAGTATGTCTTTTTTGTCTAAGTTGAGATATATTGGCTCTATAGAGGCTAGGAGAACCGATGGAAGGCTACTGGCTGAGGCAGATCTCTTTGAATATGTCTACGGCTCTGCAAAGGCTATATTGTACAGAGTTAAGAAGCCACTGTCAGCTGCTAGATTATTCAGATACTTGTATAGGCATCACGTTGATGAATGCACCTACTACATTGTTGCGGCTGCCATCTCTGCTGAGATAATAAAGAAGATAGCCAAGGATGTTCAAATACATGTTGTAGATGTTCAAGAAGCTCATTTAGCGTTGCTTCCATATCTTTTGCCAAAAGAGATTAAAACAAGGTTTGTAACTCATACCCCAGGTCCATGGGGCCATCCAAAGCTGTGTAAAGAGGCTGAAGAGATTCTTGGAATATCGCTCCCAAATGTTAGGACGATGACAGAAGCAGCCATGGAGATGGCTGAAAAGGTCTTTACAGTTTCTAGAAAACATTTTGAGGTGACGAAAATGTTCTTTCCGAAGTACATTAACAAAATGAGTTATGTAACCAATGCAATAGATATTGAGAGGTGGCAGAGGGTGGAAAAGGAAATAGATTCTGTGGAGAGGCTTGCAAAAATACATGAACAATTCAAAGAGGGGTTCAAATCCATTATAAAAGCCCTTTCAGGTAAGTCAGTTGGGGACAGAATGGTTGTATCATGGGTTAGACGGATAACGAAATATAAGAGGCCATATTTCATCGAATGGCTTATGGAAGAAAATGGCGATCTCAAAGACAGGATATTCATTGTTGTGTCTGGAAAACCGCATCCAAGTGATACATGGGGAAGAGAGATAGCAATAACCTTTGCAAGATTCGCTAAAGTTGCTAACAACTTCTTCTACCATCCAAGTTATGGAATAGAATTTGCATACTATGCCTTATCGTCATCAGACCTTTTGCTATTCACACCATTTAGTTGTTGGGAAGCAAGTGGCACAAGCATGATGAAAGCAGGGATCAATGGGGTGCCAACGCTATCGTCTAGAGATGGGGCTAGCCTAGAGCTTATAGAGGACAACTTCGATGGCTGGTTCTTTGGAAAGGAACTCCAGCATTTCATAGATATAGACTCTGAAGAGGCTAGAAAAATAGATGAGGATGACTATACAGATTTTGTGAAGAAATTGGAAAAAATAATAAATATCTATGAAAGTGATAAGGATAGATACTACGAAATAGCTTACAATACATACAAAACATTCATGCCTGTCGTAGATATTAAAAGACTTCTAAGGCAATACTACAGCGATTTGATAGAGAGCAAAACTGAGAAGAAGGATTAG